In Candidatus Electrothrix scaldis, the genomic window CTTTTGGTGACATACTCATAAAACTCCTGCTTTCTCCATGCGTGCTAGATGTCGAATAAAAAAGTCTCTTTCCGCAGAAGCTTTGGACAATACGTCTGAGCAATCACAGGAAATCTTCGTTGAAACCAGGCGTGCCACTCCGTATTCGTCAGGTGTCTGGTCGACGAGATGAGAATCATCATGATGATAAAGGCTTCAATCTGATGACGTTGTGTCTCCGAAAGAGGACCTCCATAGCCCTGTAAATAGGCTGCTCTCAAGGATGGCTGTAAGTTACTCAGACAAATTCCTATATCCAGAAGATACGGGCCAAACCCCGATAACGAAAAATCGATAGGAATCAGCGCCTTCCCCTGCACAAGCACATTGCCATTCGGAAAATCAGCATGGATCATTCCCCAGATATCGGGCGTCGTGCGCATGGCTTTAAGGAGAGCGACAATATACTCACCAGCTTCAAGAGCGTTTGACGCATCATCGCCATTCACAATGCCCTGCTGGACCCCAATGCGCAGCTTTGCCAATGCCCCCTGAAGGAGCTGGGCATCATACGAAAACCGGAGAAATGGCTCAGGATGACACCAGGTTTGGGCATGAGCATGCAGTTTTGCCATCAGTTCTCCCAGGGTCGAGACCAGTCGTTCCCCAGAAGGAGCTTCCTGAGAAAATGGGTGACCACGCACCCATGTCAGGAGTGTACAGGGGATTGTGGTGGTCTCGAACGGTGACTCAAGCATGGTGACGAACTCCTGCCTGAGGTTCAAGAGTGGGCGTTGGACAGGAATGTCCGTCTCTTGTTTGAGGGCATGGAGCCAGGAGAGTTCCGATTGAAGCGCGA contains:
- a CDS encoding phosphotransferase, coding for MTTQRYQELAQSALRQYPISAYTLQFLRHHENLTYRVQDTTGGSSYVLRIHLPRHEGFQGLQQHTLALQSELSWLHALKQETDIPVQRPLLNLRQEFVTMLESPFETTTIPCTLLTWVRGHPFSQEAPSGERLVSTLGELMAKLHAHAQTWCHPEPFLRFSYDAQLLQGALAKLRIGVQQGIVNGDDASNALEAGEYIVALLKAMRTTPDIWGMIHADFPNGNVLVQGKALIPIDFSLSGFGPYLLDIGICLSNLQPSLRAAYLQGYGGPLSETQRHQIEAFIIMMILISSTRHLTNTEWHAWFQRRFPVIAQTYCPKLLRKETFLFDI